In the genome of Pongo pygmaeus isolate AG05252 chromosome 9, NHGRI_mPonPyg2-v2.0_pri, whole genome shotgun sequence, one region contains:
- the CBLIF gene encoding cobalamin binding intrinsic factor, whose amino-acid sequence MAWFALYLLSLLWAMAGTSTQTRSSCSVPSAQEPLVNGIQVLMENSVTSSAYPNPSILIAMNLAGAYNLKAQKLLTYQLMSSDTDDLTIGQLGLTIMALTSSCRDPGDKVSILQRQMENWAPSSPNAEASAFYGPSLAILALCQKNSEATLPIAVRFAKTLLANSSPFNVDTGAIATLALTCMYNKIPVGSEEGYRSLFGQALKDIVEKISMKIKDNGIIGDIYSTGLAMQALSVTPEPPKKEWNCKKTMDMILDEIKQGKFHNPMSIAQILPSLKGKTYLDVPQVTCSPDHEVQPTLPSNPGPGPTSASNITVIYTINNQLRGVELLFNETINVSVKSGSVLLVVLEEAQRKNPMFKFETTMTSWGLVVSSINNIAENINHKTYWQFLSGVTPLNEGVADYIPFNHEHITANFTQY is encoded by the exons ATGGCCTGGTTTGCCCTCTACCTCCTGAGCCTTCTCTGGGCTATGGCTGGGACTAGTACCCAGACCCGGAGTTCATGCT CCGTTCCCTCAGCACAGGAGCCCTTGGTCAATGGAATACAAGTACTCATGGAGAACTCGGTGACTTCATCAGCCTACCCAAACCCCAGCATCCTGATTGCCATGAATCTGGCCGGAGCCTACAACTTGAAGGCCCAGAAGCTCCTGACTTACCAGCTCATGTCCAGCGACACCGACG ATCTAACCATTGGGCAGCTCGGCCTCACCATCATGGCCCTCACCTCCTCCTGCCGAGACCCTGGGGATAAAGTATCCATTCTGCAAAGACAAATGGAGAACTGGGCACCTTCCA GCCCCAACGCTGAAGCATCAGCCTTCTATGGGCCCAGTCTAGCGATCTTGGCACTGTGCCAGAAGAACTCTGAGGCGACCTTGCCGATAGCCGTCCGCTTTGCCAAGACCCTGCTGGCCAACTCCTCTCCCTTCAATGTAG ACACAGGAGCAATTGCAACCTTGGCTCTGACCTGTATGTACAACAAGATCCCTGTAGGTTCAGAGGAAGGTTACAGATCCCTGTTTGGTCAGGCACTAAAGGATATTGTGGAGAAAATCAGCATGAAGATCAAAGATAATGGCATCATTGGAGACATCTACAGTACTGGCCTCGCCATGCAG gCTCTCTCTGTAACACCTGAGCCACctaaaaaggaatggaactgcAAGAAGACTATGGATATGATACTTGATGAGATTAAGCAGGGGAAATTCCACAACCCCATGTCCATTGCTCAAATCCTCCCTTCCCTGAAAGGCAAGACATACCTAGATGTGCCCCAGGTCACTTGTAGTCCTG ATCATGAGGTACAACCAACTCTACCCAGCaaccctggccctggccccaccTCCGCATCTAACATCACTGTCATATACACCATAAATAACCAGCTGAGGGGGGTTGAGCTGCTCTTCAACGAGACCATCAATGTTAGTGTGAAAAGTGGGTCAGTGTTACTTGTTGTCCTAGAAGAAGCACAGCGCAAAAATCCTATGTTCAA atttgaaACCACGATGACATCTTGGGGCCTTGTTGTCTCTTCTATCAACAATATCGCTGAAAATATTAATCACAAGACATACTGGCAGTTCCTTAGTGGCGTAACACCTTTGAATGAAG GGGTTGCTGACTACATACCCTTCAACCACGAGCACATCACAGCCAATTTCACACAGTACTAA